One stretch of Hymenobacter chitinivorans DSM 11115 DNA includes these proteins:
- a CDS encoding dienelactone hydrolase family protein: MKNVLLLRLRPGASHHEAQRPRGAFVLKSCARAAWWLGLLLPTTTPGWAQVQTTPVLVTTASLPAPVPDTLTYANGSLRLKGLLWRPPGPGPFPAIVLNHGSELTGNGPAGTVPVLLAHGYAVFLPCRRGQYLSQGQGRYISTLLDSAEKAGPADEYSRLLIRLHETEQLSDQLAGLAALKKQPGIDPKRLAVMGVSFGGIQAVLAATQAVGLRAAVDFAGGAMVWDRSPLIAAWLKQKVAQARVPIFLAQAANDFSTGPTRELAAELQRLGKPYEEKIYPAVGTTHMDGHRFVRSPDVWSTDVFAFLDRYLQPAKKARRARKA; the protein is encoded by the coding sequence ATGAAAAACGTCCTTCTGCTGAGGCTACGGCCCGGCGCTAGCCACCACGAAGCCCAACGCCCGCGAGGGGCATTCGTCCTGAAGTCGTGTGCGCGAGCAGCCTGGTGGCTGGGGCTGCTTTTGCCGACTACTACGCCGGGTTGGGCCCAGGTACAAACTACGCCGGTGCTAGTTACTACGGCTTCGCTACCGGCCCCGGTGCCCGACACCCTCACCTACGCCAATGGCTCGCTACGCTTGAAAGGCCTGCTATGGCGGCCACCGGGTCCGGGACCGTTTCCAGCCATTGTGTTGAATCACGGCAGCGAGCTGACGGGCAACGGTCCGGCGGGCACAGTACCGGTGCTGCTGGCTCATGGCTACGCCGTGTTTTTGCCGTGTCGGCGGGGTCAGTATCTGTCGCAGGGTCAGGGTCGGTATATCAGCACGCTGCTTGACAGCGCCGAAAAGGCGGGCCCCGCCGACGAGTATAGCCGCCTGTTGATTCGCCTGCACGAAACTGAGCAGCTGTCCGACCAGCTGGCGGGCCTGGCTGCCCTGAAAAAGCAACCCGGCATCGACCCAAAACGCTTGGCGGTAATGGGGGTCTCCTTCGGCGGTATTCAGGCAGTATTGGCCGCTACGCAAGCCGTAGGCCTGCGGGCCGCCGTCGATTTTGCGGGTGGTGCCATGGTGTGGGACCGGTCACCACTGATTGCGGCCTGGCTCAAGCAGAAAGTGGCCCAGGCCCGGGTGCCCATTTTCCTGGCGCAAGCGGCCAACGACTTCAGCACCGGCCCTACCCGGGAGCTGGCGGCGGAGCTGCAGCGCCTGGGCAAGCCTTATGAGGAAAAAATCTACCCCGCCGTGGGCACTACCCACATGGATGGGCACCGCTTTGTCCGCAGCCCGGACGTGTGGAGTACCGACGTGTTTGCTTTTCTGGACCGATACCTGCAGCCCGCCAAGAAAGCCCGTCGTGCGCGGAAGGCTTGA
- a CDS encoding hypervirulence associated TUDOR domain-containing protein gives MRKGTQVSWKYGTGTATGKIEETHKESVTRKLQGAEITRNGTPDNPAFLIVQENGDRVLKLQSEVKAAVPKAKK, from the coding sequence ATGCGCAAAGGCACCCAAGTAAGCTGGAAATATGGCACCGGCACGGCCACCGGCAAGATCGAAGAAACCCACAAGGAATCCGTCACCCGTAAGCTGCAAGGAGCTGAAATTACCCGCAACGGCACCCCCGATAACCCCGCTTTCCTCATCGTGCAGGAAAACGGTGACCGGGTGCTTAAGCTGCAAAGTGAGGTAAAGGCCGCGGTGCCCAAAGCCAAAAAGTAG
- a CDS encoding amidohydrolase family protein, whose protein sequence is MSLFLRQLGLAGGLLLSTAVAAQAQPSTYPRNGVYDQRPGLYAFTHATIFTDYKTRLTDATLLIRDGRVEAVGTGVKIPAGAVVTDLKGRYIYPGFVDLYASYGLPEVKAPERQGRRSGPQFESQKTGAYDWNQAIHPETSAAELFKVNEDQADAYRRLGFGAVLTQQADGIARGTAALVTLNTARKEQEVVLADRAAAAFSFDKGTSTQDYPSSLMGSIALLRQTYLDADWNQRNPAKEQNLSLRAFNQQRQLPQIFDVRDKQSALRADKVGDEFGVQYILKGRGDEYQRLADIQATKAPLIVSLNFPDAYNVDDVYDASRISLEELKHWEMAPANAAILAKAGVPFALSAADLKDKKKFLPNLKKAIQYGLTEEQALRALTATPAELLKMQNQVGSLKAGMVANFLVCSNRLFADDNVLLDNWVQGQRYQLSTVPSDYRGVYTLKIGSQPELKMLVAGKPEAPEMRIVMAPKDTVRGTLAVNGELATIVYNPTPKTKGAAVRLSGFYTPETRLFQGDGQLADATSVKWSAQRQEEATRAARRDSAKAPEPVQIGQALFPFVAFGRAQVPQQETVLIKNATVWTSEAAGKLENTDVLLQNGKIQKIGKNLSVPKGGRSIDGTGKHLTPGIIDEHSHIAISEGVNEGTQAVTSEVRISDVVDAEDVDVYRDLAGGVVAAQLLHGSANPIGGQSALIKMRWGMTAEQMKIEGAPGFIKFALGENVKQSNWGEMNVLRFPQTRMGVEQVFVDAFTRAKEYEQEQKAWNKLSKGKQKKGEAPRRDLELEALVEILNQQRFITCHSYVQSEINMLLNVADRMGFKVNTLTHILEGYKVADKMKAHGVNASTFSDWWAYKNEVRDAIPYNAAIMHDAGLNVAINSDDAEMSRRLNQEAAKTVKYGGLSEEEALKLVTINPAKMLHLDKNMGSIKEGKDADVVLWTDHPLSIYAHPERTFVDGRQMFDVESDARMRQEVEKERLRIVQKMLDAKKAGAPTQGATAKANKHFHCDTMGEDKELDN, encoded by the coding sequence ATGTCACTATTTCTACGCCAGCTAGGCTTGGCGGGTGGTTTGCTGCTCAGTACGGCAGTGGCCGCCCAGGCCCAGCCTAGCACGTACCCGCGCAACGGCGTGTACGACCAGCGGCCCGGGCTCTACGCCTTCACCCACGCCACCATTTTCACCGATTACAAAACCCGCCTCACCGACGCTACCCTCCTTATCCGGGACGGGCGGGTAGAGGCCGTGGGTACAGGAGTGAAAATCCCGGCCGGCGCGGTGGTTACCGACCTGAAAGGCCGCTATATCTACCCCGGCTTCGTGGATCTGTACGCCAGCTACGGGCTGCCCGAGGTGAAGGCCCCCGAGCGGCAAGGTCGCCGGAGCGGGCCCCAGTTTGAAAGCCAGAAAACCGGCGCCTACGACTGGAACCAGGCTATTCACCCCGAAACCAGCGCCGCCGAGCTCTTCAAGGTCAACGAGGATCAGGCCGACGCCTACCGCCGCCTCGGCTTCGGGGCGGTGCTCACCCAGCAGGCCGACGGCATTGCCCGCGGCACGGCGGCCCTGGTCACGCTCAACACGGCCCGCAAGGAGCAGGAAGTGGTGCTGGCCGACCGCGCCGCCGCCGCTTTTTCCTTCGACAAGGGTACCAGCACCCAGGATTACCCCAGCTCGTTGATGGGTAGCATTGCCCTGCTGCGCCAGACCTACCTCGACGCCGACTGGAACCAGCGCAACCCGGCCAAGGAGCAAAACCTGTCCTTGCGGGCCTTCAACCAGCAGCGCCAACTGCCCCAGATTTTCGACGTGCGCGACAAGCAGTCGGCGCTGCGGGCCGATAAGGTGGGGGACGAATTCGGGGTGCAATACATTTTGAAAGGCCGCGGCGACGAGTACCAGCGCCTCGCCGATATTCAGGCTACCAAGGCCCCACTCATTGTGAGCCTCAACTTCCCCGACGCTTATAACGTGGACGACGTGTACGACGCCTCCCGCATTTCGCTCGAGGAGCTCAAGCACTGGGAAATGGCCCCGGCCAACGCCGCAATCCTAGCCAAGGCTGGGGTACCCTTCGCGCTGTCGGCCGCCGACCTCAAGGACAAGAAGAAGTTTTTGCCCAACCTGAAAAAGGCCATTCAGTATGGCCTGACCGAGGAACAGGCCCTGCGTGCTCTGACGGCCACGCCCGCCGAATTGCTGAAGATGCAGAACCAGGTCGGCAGCCTCAAGGCCGGCATGGTGGCCAACTTCCTGGTGTGCTCCAACCGCCTGTTTGCCGACGACAACGTGCTGCTCGACAACTGGGTGCAGGGCCAGCGCTATCAGCTCAGCACCGTGCCCAGCGACTACCGCGGCGTGTACACGCTTAAAATCGGCAGCCAGCCCGAGCTGAAAATGCTGGTGGCCGGCAAGCCCGAAGCCCCCGAAATGCGCATCGTCATGGCACCCAAGGATACCGTGCGCGGCACCTTGGCGGTGAACGGGGAGCTGGCCACGATAGTATATAACCCGACGCCCAAAACCAAGGGCGCGGCCGTGCGCCTGAGCGGCTTTTATACGCCCGAAACCCGCCTGTTTCAGGGCGACGGACAGCTGGCTGACGCCACGAGCGTGAAGTGGAGCGCCCAGCGCCAGGAGGAGGCCACCCGCGCCGCCCGCCGCGACTCGGCCAAGGCGCCCGAGCCCGTGCAGATCGGGCAGGCACTGTTCCCGTTCGTGGCCTTTGGCCGGGCCCAGGTGCCCCAGCAGGAAACGGTGCTGATCAAGAATGCCACCGTGTGGACCAGTGAGGCCGCCGGCAAGCTCGAAAACACCGACGTGCTGCTCCAAAACGGCAAAATCCAGAAGATTGGCAAGAACCTCTCAGTGCCCAAAGGCGGCCGCAGCATCGACGGTACCGGCAAGCACCTCACGCCCGGTATTATTGATGAGCACTCCCACATTGCCATCAGTGAGGGCGTGAATGAAGGCACCCAGGCCGTGACCAGCGAGGTGCGCATCAGCGACGTGGTGGATGCCGAAGACGTGGACGTGTACCGCGACTTGGCCGGGGGCGTCGTGGCGGCTCAGCTGCTGCACGGCTCGGCTAACCCCATCGGCGGGCAGTCGGCTCTAATAAAAATGCGCTGGGGCATGACCGCCGAGCAGATGAAAATCGAGGGCGCACCGGGCTTCATCAAGTTTGCCCTGGGCGAAAACGTGAAGCAAAGCAACTGGGGCGAGATGAACGTGCTCCGCTTCCCTCAAACCCGCATGGGCGTGGAGCAAGTGTTCGTGGATGCCTTCACCCGGGCCAAGGAGTATGAGCAGGAGCAAAAGGCCTGGAACAAGCTCAGCAAGGGCAAGCAGAAGAAAGGGGAGGCCCCGCGCCGCGACTTGGAGCTAGAAGCCCTGGTTGAAATCCTGAACCAGCAGCGCTTCATTACCTGCCATAGCTACGTGCAGAGTGAAATCAACATGCTGCTGAACGTGGCCGACCGCATGGGCTTTAAGGTCAATACTTTGACTCACATCCTGGAAGGCTACAAGGTGGCCGACAAGATGAAGGCCCACGGCGTGAATGCCAGTACTTTCTCCGACTGGTGGGCCTACAAGAACGAAGTGCGCGACGCTATTCCCTATAATGCTGCCATCATGCACGACGCGGGGCTGAACGTGGCCATCAACTCGGACGATGCCGAAATGAGCCGCCGCCTGAATCAGGAAGCCGCCAAAACGGTGAAGTACGGCGGCCTCTCGGAAGAGGAGGCCCTGAAGTTGGTGACCATCAACCCGGCCAAGATGCTCCACCTCGACAAAAACATGGGCAGCATCAAGGAAGGCAAGGACGCCGACGTGGTCCTCTGGACCGACCACCCGCTGAGCATTTACGCCCACCCGGAGCGCACCTTCGTGGATGGCCGCCAGATGTTCGACGTGGAATCAGACGCCCGCATGCGCCAGGAAGTAGAGAAGGAGCGGCTGCGCATAGTGCAGAAAATGCTGGACGCCAAGAAGGCCGGTGCGCCTACCCAGGGAGCCACGGCCAAGGCCAACAAGCATTTCCACTGCGACACGATGGGCGAAGATAAGGAACTGGACAACTAA
- a CDS encoding amidohydrolase family protein, whose protein sequence is MRFSALLVSLTLLTATPLLAQVPAPTPAQSKPVLLVGGTLHVGNGTVVPDAAVAFDKGRITYAGAQSGFSQDKSAYEVVDVKGQEIYPGLILPNTTLGLTETEAIRATVDEREVGMLNPNVRALIAYNTDSDIIPTVRTNGVLLAQVTPRGGLLSGQSSIVQLDAWNWQDAAVKADDGLHLNWPPMVIKLNPTEDQMAVERREKARQQQLRELEQLLSEASAYRALPAGRKENLRLSSLSGLFDGSKTLFIHADYGKEIIEGVRFAKRLGVQKVTVIGARDAWMMLDFLKQNDVAVILSRIHALPRRAGDDYDLPYKLPSLLQQAGVRFCLDYEGDQETAGSRNLAFIAGTAAGHGLTKEQALTAVTLSPARIMGLDKDYGSLEAGKSATLVVSSGDLLDMRTNNVTHAFIDGRAFNMTNKQTYLNQKFRAKYGMKQ, encoded by the coding sequence ATGCGTTTTTCCGCATTACTTGTTTCTCTAACCCTGCTCACGGCCACGCCGCTGCTGGCCCAGGTGCCCGCCCCCACGCCGGCCCAGAGCAAGCCCGTGCTGCTCGTGGGCGGCACCCTGCACGTGGGCAACGGCACCGTGGTGCCCGACGCCGCCGTGGCTTTCGACAAAGGCCGAATCACCTACGCCGGGGCCCAGTCAGGCTTCAGCCAGGACAAATCGGCCTACGAAGTCGTGGACGTGAAAGGCCAGGAAATCTACCCCGGCCTGATCCTGCCCAACACCACCTTGGGCCTGACCGAAACCGAAGCTATCCGGGCCACCGTCGACGAGCGGGAAGTGGGCATGCTCAACCCTAACGTGCGGGCCCTGATTGCCTACAACACCGATTCCGACATCATCCCGACGGTGCGCACCAACGGCGTGCTACTGGCCCAGGTTACACCCCGCGGCGGCCTGCTCTCGGGCCAAAGCAGTATCGTGCAGCTCGACGCCTGGAACTGGCAGGACGCGGCCGTAAAAGCCGACGACGGCCTGCACCTGAACTGGCCGCCAATGGTCATCAAGCTCAACCCAACCGAGGACCAGATGGCCGTGGAGCGGCGCGAAAAAGCCCGGCAGCAGCAGCTGCGCGAGCTGGAGCAGCTGCTTTCGGAGGCCTCGGCCTACCGCGCCCTGCCTGCCGGCCGCAAGGAAAACCTGCGCCTCTCATCCCTGAGTGGCCTGTTTGATGGCTCCAAAACGTTGTTTATCCATGCCGACTACGGCAAGGAAATTATTGAGGGTGTGCGGTTTGCCAAGCGCCTGGGCGTGCAGAAAGTCACCGTTATCGGGGCCCGCGACGCCTGGATGATGCTTGACTTTCTGAAGCAGAACGACGTGGCCGTTATCCTGTCCCGGATTCATGCCCTGCCCCGCCGCGCCGGCGACGACTACGACTTGCCTTACAAACTGCCCAGCCTCTTGCAGCAGGCTGGCGTGCGGTTCTGCCTCGACTACGAGGGCGACCAGGAAACGGCCGGCTCCCGCAACCTGGCCTTTATTGCCGGCACCGCCGCCGGCCACGGCTTGACCAAGGAGCAGGCCCTGACGGCCGTAACCCTGAGCCCCGCCCGCATCATGGGTCTCGACAAGGACTACGGCAGCCTCGAAGCCGGTAAAAGTGCCACGCTCGTAGTCAGCAGCGGTGATTTGCTGGACATGCGCACCAACAACGTGACCCACGCTTTTATTGATGGCCGGGCATTTAACATGACCAATAAGCAAACCTACCTGAACCAGAAGTTTCGGGCCAAGTATGGCATGAAGCAGTAA
- a CDS encoding RICIN domain-containing protein: MSRSPHSLLLLLLLLLAGKPLAAQQAGFTPEENAWYGVVARGSGRSLDITGSSAEAGVAAVQWEFTHAASQQWRFVRITPGGEYYRLEAKHSTKCLTVEKPDENAPLAQRPWTGSFYQQWKLVPAGPIGSYELVNRGNDKCAAIAAADKFNGTAVVAQRPANRATQQWRLFKLRLNLDASQPGFGPMQPLTALNTPGNELQPVLTPDGKTLYFARTKFAGNTEGNTDSGDIWVSQSTDGQTWGPATRLDALNTRQNNGVMAVVGPDGSQLLVRGLYERDGSFRDEGASLIARAASTKSKPDRPQPLTISNYYSAGPATTFFMAADEKILLLSLERGDSFGGNDLYVSRPKADGTWGEPQSLGGVLNSPGFEFAPWLAPDGKTLYFSSYGHAGYGSADIFVSTRLDDTWSKWSEPRNLGPTLNGPGFDAYFMLSADGKQAYYAASRTPNGPADLYRSAASVTPPADTVKPATLPPTVATRALLTGKVLDAKTRASVKAEVKAIRLDNDIAFNATVRTDASGSFQFSLPPGRYRLAAASPGYLAGTDTVRMVASLTREIALVPAAVGAKLELPTLIFAQGKYTLLPASYAELNRLARTLTDNPTVSIRLEGHTDNQGNADLNQKLSEDRVKEVKRYLVTRGIAEGRISTVGFGGTKPRASNAKEETRKLNRRVEFTITKQ, translated from the coding sequence ATGAGTCGTTCCCCGCATTCCCTCCTGTTGTTGCTTCTACTGCTGCTGGCCGGGAAACCCTTGGCTGCCCAGCAAGCTGGTTTTACCCCGGAAGAAAATGCGTGGTACGGCGTGGTGGCCCGCGGTAGTGGCCGCTCTTTGGACATCACCGGTTCGTCGGCGGAGGCGGGAGTAGCGGCGGTGCAGTGGGAGTTTACCCACGCGGCTAGCCAGCAGTGGCGGTTTGTGCGCATCACGCCCGGCGGTGAATATTACCGCCTCGAAGCCAAGCACAGCACCAAGTGCCTGACCGTTGAGAAGCCTGACGAAAATGCTCCCTTGGCCCAGCGGCCCTGGACGGGCAGCTTCTACCAGCAGTGGAAGCTCGTACCGGCGGGCCCCATTGGTAGCTACGAATTAGTAAACCGCGGCAACGATAAGTGCGCCGCCATTGCCGCCGCCGACAAATTCAATGGGACGGCCGTAGTGGCCCAGCGCCCGGCCAACCGTGCCACCCAGCAGTGGCGCCTGTTTAAGCTGCGGCTTAACCTGGATGCCAGTCAGCCCGGCTTTGGCCCCATGCAGCCCCTGACGGCCCTGAATACGCCCGGCAACGAGCTGCAGCCCGTCCTGACGCCCGACGGCAAGACCCTGTACTTTGCCCGGACCAAGTTTGCGGGCAACACCGAAGGCAACACCGACTCGGGGGATATCTGGGTAAGTCAGTCGACGGATGGGCAGACCTGGGGCCCGGCCACGCGCCTGGATGCGCTGAACACCCGCCAAAACAACGGCGTGATGGCAGTAGTGGGGCCCGATGGCAGCCAGCTGCTGGTGCGCGGGCTCTACGAACGCGACGGGAGCTTCCGTGACGAAGGCGCCTCGCTGATAGCCCGGGCGGCCAGTACCAAAAGCAAGCCCGACCGGCCCCAGCCACTAACTATCAGCAACTACTACTCGGCGGGTCCGGCTACGACCTTTTTCATGGCGGCCGACGAGAAAATCCTGCTACTCTCCCTGGAGCGAGGCGACTCGTTCGGGGGCAACGACCTGTACGTGAGTCGGCCCAAGGCCGATGGCACCTGGGGTGAACCCCAGAGCCTGGGAGGGGTGCTCAACTCGCCGGGCTTCGAGTTTGCGCCCTGGCTGGCCCCGGACGGCAAAACCCTGTATTTCTCCTCGTACGGCCACGCCGGCTACGGCAGCGCCGACATATTCGTGAGTACCCGCCTGGACGATACCTGGTCGAAGTGGAGTGAGCCCCGCAACCTGGGACCCACGCTCAACGGGCCGGGTTTTGACGCGTACTTTATGCTCAGCGCCGACGGCAAGCAGGCGTATTATGCCGCCTCGCGCACCCCCAACGGCCCGGCCGACCTTTACCGCTCGGCCGCCAGCGTGACGCCCCCGGCCGATACGGTGAAGCCCGCCACACTGCCGCCGACCGTGGCTACGCGGGCGTTGCTCACGGGTAAAGTGCTGGACGCTAAGACCCGGGCCTCGGTGAAGGCCGAGGTGAAGGCTATCCGGCTCGACAACGACATTGCCTTCAACGCCACCGTGCGCACGGATGCCTCGGGCTCCTTCCAGTTTTCGTTGCCGCCCGGCCGCTACCGGCTGGCGGCGGCTAGCCCGGGCTACCTGGCCGGCACCGATACGGTGCGGATGGTGGCCTCGCTGACCCGGGAAATAGCTCTGGTGCCGGCGGCCGTGGGAGCCAAGCTGGAGCTGCCCACCCTGATTTTTGCCCAGGGCAAGTACACCCTGCTACCGGCTTCCTACGCCGAGCTCAACCGCCTGGCCCGCACCCTAACCGACAACCCCACGGTGAGTATCCGCCTGGAAGGCCACACCGACAATCAGGGCAACGCCGACCTCAACCAGAAGCTTTCCGAAGACCGGGTAAA